The uncultured Fibrobacter sp. genome contains a region encoding:
- a CDS encoding glycoside hydrolase family 9 protein codes for MEFRKILPPMLAITALSASSLFAATAYHNQVGFLTKGQKQMAVVGAEGKEIVFKTSSGTEVLKVTAPEAQVWIPAGDTAASLVDFSEIETEGKYQAYIDDEPIGHPITIGDKALEEAGKASIKFFYFQRASTALEEEYAGIYARAAGHPDTAVKYHPSTGKTDTEATFNGAKGWYDAGDYGKYIVNSGISTYTLLQLYQQNKEYYDTLKLNIPESNNEIPDLLDEIRWNLDWMLTMQDDDGGVFHKLTTKQFAGTIMPAKATAQRFAIGKGIEASWDFAGVVALASEIYKPYDPEFAQKCIDAAQKARNWALTHPYDIYEQPRDVSTGSYTGSVEWASRLWASIEMYRVSGDTSVINEVKALPINNKKAALQSWQNNYMLGVFTIATNPDVFDAEKVDSATAIITTMADKYVNSLENNGYGVALDKSDFNWGSNGIAANKGMVLIHAYILTKDEKYLNAARGIVDYILGRNPLDRSYLTGYGVNPTMNPHHRPSQADSIEAPVPGMIAGGPNASATDCAKSYTDANAVAKSYYDNSCSYATNEVAINWNAPFAFVIGSLQAIASTGKSYDIKAPVAAKYELTSIPAARNNIKIAPQASSKRLVLRGKKVQVEYTNRNGIKSYFSISGKKVR; via the coding sequence ATGGAGTTCAGAAAAATTCTTCCCCCAATGCTTGCGATTACGGCACTGAGCGCAAGTAGCCTCTTCGCTGCCACGGCCTACCACAACCAGGTCGGTTTTTTGACCAAGGGTCAAAAGCAAATGGCCGTTGTTGGCGCCGAAGGCAAAGAAATCGTTTTCAAGACCTCTAGTGGCACCGAAGTCTTAAAAGTGACTGCCCCCGAGGCCCAAGTCTGGATTCCTGCAGGCGATACCGCCGCCTCCTTGGTCGATTTCTCTGAAATCGAAACCGAAGGCAAGTACCAAGCCTATATCGATGACGAACCCATCGGCCACCCCATTACCATTGGCGACAAGGCCCTCGAAGAAGCCGGAAAGGCCTCTATCAAATTCTTCTATTTCCAGCGCGCCTCAACCGCCCTCGAAGAAGAATACGCAGGCATTTACGCCCGCGCCGCAGGCCACCCGGATACCGCCGTCAAGTACCACCCCTCCACCGGCAAGACCGATACCGAAGCAACCTTTAACGGTGCCAAGGGTTGGTACGATGCTGGCGACTACGGCAAGTACATCGTGAACTCCGGCATTTCTACCTACACACTCCTTCAGCTTTACCAGCAGAACAAGGAATACTACGACACCCTCAAGCTGAACATTCCCGAAAGCAACAACGAAATTCCCGACCTTCTGGACGAAATCCGTTGGAATCTGGACTGGATGCTTACTATGCAGGACGATGACGGCGGTGTGTTCCACAAGCTCACCACCAAGCAGTTCGCCGGCACCATCATGCCCGCCAAGGCAACCGCCCAGCGCTTTGCTATCGGTAAAGGCATCGAAGCTTCCTGGGACTTTGCAGGTGTTGTAGCACTCGCCTCTGAAATTTACAAGCCCTACGATCCTGAATTCGCCCAGAAGTGCATTGACGCCGCCCAAAAGGCTCGCAATTGGGCATTGACTCACCCCTACGATATTTACGAACAGCCACGTGACGTGAGCACAGGTTCTTACACCGGTTCTGTCGAATGGGCTTCTAGACTTTGGGCAAGTATCGAAATGTACCGCGTCAGTGGCGACACCTCCGTAATCAACGAAGTCAAGGCTCTCCCCATCAACAACAAGAAGGCCGCTCTCCAAAGCTGGCAGAACAACTATATGCTCGGCGTTTTCACCATCGCCACCAACCCCGATGTCTTTGATGCCGAAAAGGTCGATTCCGCCACCGCCATCATCACCACGATGGCAGATAAATATGTCAATAGCCTCGAAAACAACGGCTACGGCGTTGCTCTCGATAAGAGCGACTTCAACTGGGGTTCCAACGGAATTGCAGCCAACAAGGGCATGGTCCTCATTCACGCCTACATCTTGACAAAGGACGAAAAGTACCTGAACGCCGCCCGAGGCATTGTGGACTACATTTTGGGTCGCAATCCGCTTGACAGGTCTTACCTCACTGGCTATGGCGTCAACCCGACCATGAATCCTCACCACCGCCCGAGTCAAGCAGACAGCATCGAAGCTCCTGTTCCGGGAATGATTGCCGGTGGTCCGAACGCCTCTGCAACCGACTGCGCAAAAAGCTACACCGACGCCAACGCCGTCGCAAAATCCTACTACGACAACTCTTGCAGCTACGCCACCAACGAAGTCGCAATCAACTGGAACGCTCCCTTCGCCTTCGTAATCGGCAGTCTCCAGGCAATTGCTTCCACAGGCAAGTCCTACGACATCAAGGCTCCTGTCGCAGCCAAGTACGAACTCACCTCTATTCCGGCCGCCCGCAATAACATCAAGATTGCTCCGCAAGCAAGCAGCAAGCGTCTTGTGCTCCGCGGCAAGAAGGTTCAGGTAGAATACACCAACCGAAACGGAATCAAGAGTTACTTCAGCATCAGCGGCAAAAAAGTCCGCTAA
- a CDS encoding class I SAM-dependent RNA methyltransferase — MIYELRIEKMVQGGEGMARLPDGRVCFVQGALAGELCQVEILQNKKDFTRGRVIKITEKSADRAEPRCPLYGKCGGCSLQHLESSAQAACSALVERENFRRIARIELPEDFKIHTGPAWGYRNRARVVIARAKSGKVSYGFRMQKSNGIIPFANCPVLTPALNEFLKQNASRIYEEFVCNSKRPPKNFELDVNVFDNGAGKVSYYYKGMPSADFEKNSVSIVEIAGKKIRSDASVFFQSNLALLPELVTAVQNAVDEGIASGEASDAWLIDLFSGVGFFAAILKDKFKKVTTVERDDGCLTHARVNLNGGVTGVSPVPINIENVSAPAEDWLAENVVDVPATLIVDPPRTGLPPTALEAIAKSSVNRLIYVSCDPVTLARDFAKFRDAGFALKKAEGFAFYPQTPHLEMLFVLSR, encoded by the coding sequence GTGATTTATGAGCTCCGTATAGAAAAGATGGTGCAAGGCGGCGAAGGAATGGCCCGCCTGCCCGATGGACGCGTGTGTTTTGTGCAAGGTGCGCTTGCGGGCGAACTTTGTCAAGTGGAAATCTTGCAGAATAAGAAGGATTTTACGCGGGGTCGGGTGATTAAAATCACGGAAAAGAGTGCCGACCGCGCGGAGCCGAGATGCCCGCTTTATGGCAAGTGCGGCGGGTGCAGCTTGCAACATTTGGAAAGTTCAGCACAGGCCGCTTGCTCGGCGCTTGTGGAACGCGAAAACTTCAGACGAATTGCCCGCATTGAATTGCCGGAAGATTTCAAGATCCATACGGGGCCTGCATGGGGCTATAGAAATCGTGCCCGAGTGGTAATCGCCCGCGCTAAAAGTGGAAAAGTCAGCTACGGATTTCGCATGCAAAAGAGCAACGGAATTATTCCGTTTGCAAACTGCCCGGTGTTGACGCCTGCGCTCAATGAATTCTTGAAACAGAACGCTTCGCGGATCTATGAAGAATTTGTTTGTAATTCCAAACGCCCGCCCAAGAATTTTGAATTGGATGTGAATGTATTTGATAACGGAGCTGGCAAGGTCAGTTATTATTACAAGGGAATGCCTTCTGCCGACTTTGAAAAGAATTCCGTGAGTATCGTTGAAATTGCGGGCAAGAAAATCCGCTCGGATGCCTCGGTGTTTTTCCAGAGCAATTTGGCGCTTTTGCCGGAACTTGTGACTGCTGTGCAGAATGCAGTTGACGAAGGCATTGCAAGTGGCGAAGCGAGTGATGCCTGGCTCATAGACTTGTTCAGCGGAGTCGGATTCTTTGCTGCGATTCTGAAGGACAAGTTTAAAAAGGTGACGACCGTAGAACGTGACGATGGCTGCTTGACGCATGCCCGTGTGAATTTAAACGGGGGCGTTACGGGGGTGTCCCCCGTCCCCATTAACATAGAGAATGTGTCTGCCCCCGCAGAAGATTGGCTTGCCGAAAACGTGGTGGATGTTCCTGCAACCTTGATTGTAGACCCTCCGCGGACAGGACTTCCGCCGACTGCGCTAGAGGCCATTGCCAAAAGCTCCGTGAACCGCCTGATTTACGTTTCTTGCGACCCGGTGACGCTTGCGAGGGACTTTGCCAAGTTCCGGGATGCCGGTTTTGCCCTGAAAAAGGCCGAAGGTTTCGCTTTTTACCCCCAGACACCCCATTTAGAAATGTTGTTTGTGCTTTCGAGATAG
- a CDS encoding PD40 domain-containing protein, translated as MRASISSLLFLCVGAAFANGFYGNNSDIRWKAASTDHFNFIYPAEYSSHAAKVSAYAEAVYDSVVSRYHHDLPGRVSATLNNALYSNGNAIPSENSINLWLTNWDFKIRSSHGWLSDVVTHEFSHLVSIENASKFKPSIYGLQVSYTDYYNERTTQDFASMIPFTLQPLWLAEGTAQYESSRMGFDAWDSHRDMLLRVAALNDSLLTLPYMHDFSDNSLFAELGPYTQGFSLVRYISATYGEDAMPKIWHEMSKYNRLTLDGAIKKVLGISEQELYDNWKKAITEQYKAQRDSLGTLVEGTKMTEGSFWQDFPVVAGKNLYGVSNFGGLWFDGGLFKMPLEPKDTSKKDEVVDGVEIGEITVENEAADSTIEIGDYAKHGFKLKKPWLDKGIDIFEDSVQGPMLAYVSYQNRDKDGHAHFDIAVSDTNKNSVTVTYLADAVYPAIDKQGSTVIFAMREPYSTRFKLAKVPYPKDIKDYTSEDPVDLFVPDSKFDYYNIYSPKFSPDGKRIAFGFFDDKTRGIAIIDSDGKNFKIVSTEGFDERDVNWINDDKIVFASNRNGIFNLFEKTLSTGAERPLTNVLGGAFTPALAGDTLYFTEYDKDGFSLYKMAYGATPMVNDTTVTVTERDSVIQVADTTWNCEDSTASDSCKKIPAVALRDSVLKISDTTRTVTQKPADAQITLRGTLPARTEKPLEIADIEFAGIERDYKPIPNIPLFVPMLVFSENAPDLTVFGDGKLKVKAGLAAIISDALKKNTVQIGFLLELGNGIDYINGDGLNPEQEKEFFVSWENKSTPIDLSLSYTYANYTSKDTLRYEDVRANGGDSIGITHYAIPMQAIMAGAGYSIFKSIDTLQVAVGYDWANFNLYESNFDWTYQKRLSMLIALGLYGDHAEGSEINGQGNGMRLYLQSSNSDLYRPGTFAESFTVNSNGKITPKYRNFHINEVGLNLYGSIQSPLTGARLAAGGKIAGVYKWSTDAKQDTLDSYYYDALFLEGYPYLRNAENYTLAGMRTAIAELHYLYPVYDDWRKSAWIFETRSFYIDLFSQMGAAWNGKWFDTDKLTDHRFWDRSVGLTFRMSNRIFYSVPFDISLTLARGLSRIGEDENLHGGEKLTPIDLPAIPESIAPTRIKFSIGMGFVNSWQ; from the coding sequence ATGCGTGCGTCTATTTCGAGCCTTTTATTTTTATGTGTTGGAGCAGCCTTTGCCAATGGTTTTTATGGCAACAATAGCGACATTCGCTGGAAGGCAGCAAGCACAGACCACTTCAACTTTATTTACCCGGCCGAATACAGTTCGCATGCTGCAAAAGTTTCCGCCTACGCCGAGGCGGTCTACGATTCTGTCGTAAGCCGTTACCATCACGATTTACCCGGCCGCGTCAGCGCAACGCTAAACAACGCCCTTTACAGTAACGGCAACGCCATTCCGAGCGAAAACTCGATTAACCTTTGGCTCACCAACTGGGACTTTAAAATCCGCAGCAGCCACGGCTGGCTTTCCGACGTGGTCACCCACGAATTCAGCCACTTGGTCAGTATCGAAAACGCAAGCAAGTTCAAACCGAGCATTTACGGTCTGCAAGTCAGCTATACCGACTACTACAACGAACGAACCACGCAAGATTTCGCAAGCATGATTCCCTTCACGCTGCAGCCGCTCTGGCTTGCCGAAGGTACAGCGCAATACGAATCGAGCCGCATGGGCTTTGACGCTTGGGATAGCCACCGCGACATGTTGCTTCGCGTGGCCGCCCTGAACGACTCTCTCCTCACACTCCCCTACATGCACGACTTTTCGGACAACTCGCTGTTTGCCGAACTTGGTCCCTACACGCAGGGATTTTCGCTCGTACGCTACATTAGTGCCACCTATGGCGAAGACGCCATGCCTAAAATTTGGCACGAAATGTCCAAGTACAACAGGCTCACGCTCGACGGCGCCATCAAGAAGGTTCTCGGCATAAGCGAACAGGAACTCTACGACAACTGGAAAAAAGCCATTACCGAACAATACAAGGCTCAACGCGATTCCCTGGGCACGCTTGTGGAAGGCACCAAGATGACCGAAGGATCCTTCTGGCAAGACTTCCCGGTGGTCGCTGGCAAAAACCTTTACGGCGTTTCAAACTTTGGCGGGCTCTGGTTCGACGGCGGACTTTTCAAGATGCCGCTAGAGCCTAAAGACACAAGCAAGAAGGACGAAGTTGTCGATGGCGTTGAAATCGGCGAAATCACCGTCGAAAACGAAGCCGCAGATTCTACGATTGAAATTGGCGACTACGCTAAGCACGGATTCAAACTCAAAAAGCCCTGGCTTGACAAGGGCATCGATATTTTCGAAGACAGCGTGCAAGGCCCGATGCTCGCTTACGTAAGCTACCAGAACCGCGACAAAGATGGCCATGCCCACTTTGACATCGCCGTAAGCGACACCAACAAGAATTCTGTAACAGTCACCTACCTTGCCGACGCCGTGTATCCGGCCATCGACAAGCAAGGTTCCACAGTCATCTTCGCCATGCGTGAGCCCTACAGCACGCGCTTCAAACTCGCCAAGGTTCCGTACCCGAAAGACATCAAGGATTACACCTCTGAAGATCCGGTAGACCTCTTTGTACCGGATTCCAAATTTGACTACTACAATATTTACAGTCCCAAGTTCAGCCCCGACGGCAAGCGCATCGCTTTCGGATTCTTTGACGATAAGACCCGCGGCATCGCCATCATCGATAGCGACGGCAAGAATTTCAAGATTGTCTCAACCGAAGGCTTTGACGAACGCGATGTAAACTGGATTAACGACGACAAAATTGTTTTCGCAAGCAACCGAAACGGAATCTTCAACCTTTTCGAAAAGACTCTTTCGACAGGTGCCGAGCGCCCGCTCACAAATGTGCTCGGCGGCGCATTCACTCCGGCCCTTGCAGGCGACACGCTCTACTTTACCGAATACGACAAGGACGGTTTCTCGCTCTATAAAATGGCCTACGGCGCAACCCCGATGGTCAACGACACCACCGTAACCGTGACCGAGCGCGACAGCGTTATTCAAGTTGCAGACACCACATGGAATTGCGAAGATTCTACAGCAAGCGACTCTTGCAAAAAAATTCCCGCCGTTGCCCTCCGCGATTCCGTTCTGAAAATTTCAGACACTACACGCACAGTCACGCAAAAACCTGCGGACGCCCAGATTACTCTTCGCGGCACACTTCCCGCCCGCACAGAAAAGCCTCTTGAAATTGCCGACATTGAATTCGCCGGCATCGAGCGCGACTACAAGCCCATCCCGAACATTCCGCTATTTGTTCCGATGCTTGTATTCAGCGAAAATGCTCCCGACCTCACCGTCTTTGGAGACGGCAAGCTCAAAGTCAAGGCGGGCCTTGCCGCCATCATCAGCGACGCACTCAAGAAGAACACCGTACAAATCGGATTCTTGCTGGAACTCGGCAACGGCATTGACTACATTAACGGCGATGGTCTCAATCCCGAACAAGAAAAAGAATTCTTCGTTTCCTGGGAAAACAAGAGCACGCCTATTGACCTCTCGCTCAGCTACACCTACGCCAACTACACCAGCAAGGACACGCTCCGCTACGAAGATGTACGTGCCAACGGTGGCGACAGCATCGGCATCACCCACTACGCCATTCCGATGCAGGCCATTATGGCTGGCGCTGGTTACAGCATCTTCAAGAGCATCGACACCTTGCAAGTCGCGGTCGGCTACGACTGGGCAAACTTCAACCTCTACGAAAGCAACTTTGACTGGACTTACCAGAAACGCTTGAGCATGCTTATCGCCCTCGGCCTTTATGGCGACCATGCCGAAGGCTCCGAAATCAACGGCCAAGGCAACGGGATGCGTCTCTACTTGCAGTCCTCCAATTCCGACTTGTACCGCCCGGGAACATTCGCCGAAAGCTTTACGGTCAACTCTAACGGCAAAATCACGCCCAAGTACCGCAACTTCCACATCAACGAAGTCGGCCTGAATCTTTACGGTAGCATCCAGAGCCCGCTCACTGGCGCCCGCCTTGCGGCCGGCGGAAAAATCGCTGGCGTGTACAAGTGGAGCACCGACGCCAAGCAAGACACTCTCGACTCTTACTACTACGACGCTCTATTCCTCGAAGGCTATCCCTACTTGCGCAACGCCGAAAACTACACGCTCGCCGGCATGCGCACCGCCATCGCCGAACTCCATTACCTGTACCCTGTGTACGACGATTGGCGTAAGAGCGCTTGGATCTTCGAAACCCGCAGTTTCTACATCGACTTGTTCTCGCAAATGGGTGCCGCCTGGAACGGCAAGTGGTTTGACACCGACAAGCTCACCGACCACCGTTTCTGGGACCGCTCCGTGGGCCTCACCTTCCGCATGAGCAACCGAATCTTCTACAGCGTGCCGTTCGACATCTCGCTTACGCTCGCCCGCGGCCTGAGCCGTATCGGCGAAGACGAGAACCTGCACGGCGGCGAAAAGCTCACGCCGATTGACCTTCCGGCAATTCCCGAAAGCATCGCACCCACGAGAATCAAGTTCTCCATTGGAATGGGGTTTGTCAATAGTTGGCAATAG
- a CDS encoding carbohydrate binding domain-containing protein: MNFKTKSSLALSAAALLFLSACGDDSSKSAAPDEPAVNPTDSTTIPTPLPTDSTTVPADSTTNPTDSSAATNPTVDPSTLPPEGPITLTEGKGLLVDDFEDGDNHSATIDNYWYTYNDNDNDGASVITTPVNEDGDIIAGAVNNGSKYALQVNYTLDKGEYAYDPYVGWGIQVAEDDANGRFGGITYWYKGGAHEVHIEISDVTDYDVHLAKVKASRTWTQAVIRFKDLVQGGWGVEVPFDAKHIKAISFQAKGNAKVTSDSLFIDNIYLQDTSEVEADKPDMTINDPVIPKIEFTEAEITVTNPLQAKAMKYLNKGINFTNWLENADGKFKEFVFDETDIKLLADNGIKSLRLPIDLDLYATNRDEFVKDTTGTVQLAFDDSTLFTVLDSFVEWTGKHGISFVIDYHEYDNSYNATSAKDNKYIQMMAETWKHVAAHYAENTREDIFFELLNEPDMSAGKVTAAQWTVAAQAMIDSIRSVDKKHTILFGDAQWYSISLLAKRTPFTDDNIIYVIHTYEPFAFTHQGGSWTDYATIKGIPFPYDPAKWSTVSGDFGVTKSTQSYVKSNIKNYYKTGSKEAIMEQILKAKKWAATNNVPVIINEFGALNLRSTAQDRLNYLTAMREICDTLQIPWTHWGYTGNFSLFEGDLKGTKLIDGIDKALGLGAAE, encoded by the coding sequence ATGAATTTCAAAACTAAATCAAGTTTAGCACTCTCTGCAGCAGCGCTTCTTTTCTTGAGTGCCTGCGGCGACGATTCCAGCAAGTCGGCTGCCCCCGACGAACCGGCAGTTAATCCGACTGATTCGACGACTATACCCACCCCGCTTCCGACGGATTCCACCACGGTTCCGGCAGATTCTACCACTAATCCAACCGATTCATCTGCAGCGACAAATCCGACTGTGGATCCGTCTACCCTTCCGCCTGAAGGCCCCATCACGCTTACCGAAGGCAAGGGCCTCCTGGTGGACGACTTCGAAGATGGCGACAATCATTCTGCAACCATCGACAACTATTGGTACACTTATAACGATAACGACAACGACGGAGCCTCTGTCATCACGACCCCTGTAAACGAAGACGGTGACATTATCGCCGGCGCCGTTAACAATGGTTCTAAATACGCCCTGCAAGTCAACTACACGCTCGACAAGGGCGAATACGCATACGACCCGTATGTGGGTTGGGGCATTCAGGTTGCCGAAGACGATGCCAACGGTCGTTTCGGTGGCATTACCTACTGGTACAAGGGTGGCGCACACGAAGTCCATATCGAAATTTCCGATGTCACGGACTACGACGTTCACCTGGCAAAGGTCAAGGCCTCTCGCACCTGGACCCAGGCCGTCATCCGCTTCAAGGACTTGGTCCAAGGCGGCTGGGGCGTAGAAGTCCCATTCGATGCCAAGCACATCAAGGCAATCAGCTTCCAGGCCAAGGGTAACGCCAAGGTCACTAGCGATTCGCTCTTTATTGACAACATTTACCTGCAAGACACTTCTGAAGTCGAAGCGGACAAGCCCGACATGACCATCAACGACCCGGTCATTCCGAAGATCGAATTCACCGAAGCCGAAATCACGGTCACGAACCCGCTGCAGGCAAAGGCCATGAAGTACCTGAACAAGGGTATCAACTTCACGAACTGGCTCGAAAATGCCGACGGCAAGTTCAAGGAATTCGTCTTTGACGAAACCGACATCAAGCTTTTGGCCGACAACGGTATCAAGAGCCTTCGTTTGCCGATTGACCTTGACCTGTACGCCACCAACCGCGACGAATTTGTCAAGGATACCACGGGAACCGTCCAGCTCGCCTTTGACGACAGCACACTCTTCACCGTTCTCGATTCCTTCGTAGAATGGACCGGCAAACATGGCATTTCGTTCGTGATTGACTACCACGAATATGACAATAGCTACAACGCTACCAGCGCCAAGGATAACAAGTATATCCAAATGATGGCTGAAACTTGGAAGCATGTAGCCGCCCACTATGCCGAAAACACTCGCGAAGACATTTTCTTCGAACTGCTGAACGAACCTGACATGAGCGCAGGTAAGGTAACCGCCGCCCAGTGGACCGTTGCCGCACAGGCCATGATTGATTCCATCCGCAGCGTCGACAAGAAACACACGATTCTCTTTGGTGATGCCCAGTGGTATTCTATCAGCTTGCTCGCCAAGCGCACCCCGTTCACCGACGACAACATCATCTACGTGATTCACACCTATGAACCGTTCGCCTTCACCCACCAGGGTGGTTCCTGGACCGACTACGCCACCATCAAGGGAATCCCGTTCCCCTACGATCCGGCCAAGTGGTCTACGGTTTCCGGCGACTTCGGTGTCACCAAGAGCACTCAGAGTTACGTAAAATCAAATATCAAGAACTACTACAAGACTGGCAGTAAGGAAGCCATCATGGAACAGATTCTCAAGGCCAAGAAGTGGGCAGCAACCAACAATGTTCCGGTTATCATCAACGAATTCGGCGCATTGAACCTCCGCTCCACGGCTCAGGACCGCTTGAACTACCTGACCGCCATGCGCGAAATCTGCGACACGCTCCAGATTCCTTGGACCCACTGGGGCTACACCGGCAACTTCTCGCTGTTCGAAGGTGATCTCAAGGGAACCAAGCTCATCGACGGTATCGACAAGGCCCTTGGCCTCGGCGCCGCTGAATAA